Part of the Zea mays cultivar B73 chromosome 4, Zm-B73-REFERENCE-NAM-5.0, whole genome shotgun sequence genome is shown below.
ggtgtcgtcctcgcaggtgcggggaatattgtcttcggtgggctcttggtgggtggattgggtgagggcgagggccttgcccttccttgcggcaagcagtgctgccttcgcagcctcgtcagccttcgggttagctctcttgggtgccatcgcgggtggtttggtcgtagcacgaacggtgggcgccaaatgttggaacttgctctcagcagcaaagaagccaacaagagtagagatggcaacggggaattccccgtcgggttttggctccccgtccccgcgacgaaaaaacttccccgcggggatccccacgaacgcttgcgggggacatttcttccccatccccgttacccgcggggataaatccccaTCGGGGATCCCCGTCCCCGCATAAATTATAATTAGATCGTACTTCatttgttattaatgtaaaacattttcacttatacacattgttagatgtaaaaatcattatgtgtacattAAAATGAATGTATTTGTACAACTAGTGATCTCTTGGcaagataattatttattttttatcattaactattatatgaaaacatcgtcacatgtaagtttaacgggtccctgcggggaacggggatggggaatgcttccccatccccatccccgtttacccgtcgggggagaaaatttccccatttacatccccgtgggggaagaaatttccccatccccgtcccctaatagaggaattccccgcggggaatcggggatcgggtccccattgccatctctaaacaagagtgaacagtggtgacaacagggttacgtgctcaggGGCAATAGCTCTTtttcatctagcctctcacgggcactgtgcgggggtatttataggtatctgagtgcccggcgccttgtgttaaggacgcatgtgccctcagacacctagtttatccccagaatattcccataaaacaagctgtaattacaagcatgcctttacagattaggcccgcaacacaaaggcggccacgcagggcccgttacaatgggccagatcacacgtgggcctcagagctgaacgaggtcgcgctgcgggatgacttcgtcgccggtcttcgtctggtgccgaatggagcgaagggtgtccctgcctgttctgtctctgtctgaccagcggttatcagcgaaggcctcgagcgaagggtggcgtctttgccttcgccccaacaataatTATTTTAAAGGTACAAAACTAAATATAAAATAATGATAAAAATTCATAATATATTTTTCAACATAGGTTATGATGTTCTCAATTATCTCAAAAAAATATAAACTTAAAATTTAAATTGTACATAGAGAAATGAAAAAGACAAATTTTATCATGGGAGATTTGTCTTTTTTGCTTATCTATGTAGAAATTGAATTTTAAGTTATTTTTCTGAGTTGATTGAGGACATCATAACTTATGTTAGCAAATATATTATGAACTTTTTTATCATTATTTTATATTTAATTTTATAACATTAAACGGAATTCATTGAATGGTGAGCTTGGTTCGACACCGAACATCACGCAGGCCTTACATACATGTGGAGGCAAAAACATGATTCTCAGCCTCACTCAGGGACAGTCAAGGAACCAACCTGACTGATGATCAAAGCAACGAAGCAACAGATAAAACAAATACAATCATCTGTTGACCAATGCTCTGATAAAAGGCACACTGTTGGAACAAAAAGGCTTTCTGTGTCTTGATTTGCATTTTCCGCTCAGGAATATTGGGTGCAATTCGTCTAGCACCCAAGAGGTTGGATTTCCATCCACGATCTTCTTTGTCTGAAAGTAATAGAACACATTTTTTTGCTGTTGTCACTTCAGGATTTGGAACGATCGATGAGTTTATCAGGGGCCGAAAGTTCATCTTTGAGCATAAAGGACAAGTCATGCATCTGAGCAAGCAACTGTTCCACATTTGTATTTGCAGGGTCTGGTTTATTAGTTGGCCATAATGAAGATAGCGAATCAACATCATCCATCTGCTGCATTCCGTTTGTGCTGCACGCATTGAAAATAGTGGTATTAACAATGGGATCATTTGAAACGTTATATTACATCACATGATGAATGATATCTTACAAATAATCACCTAGTTCTAGCACATCTGAAAATGATTTCAATGACCAAGGTTACGATAGTTTTTCACTGCACTCAACTAAACCTTAAGGTTAATTATTAGAAGCCAGGAAAACTAAATAGGGATCAAGTTCAGAGAAGCACAACAGCTTATGACATCATGTACCATTTCCAAAGTCCTACAGATCAGTTGTATTTGCCCTTATCATATTTTTAAAGGAACTACACGTGTTTCTTTTTTTATAAAAGTAATGTAATTCCCTCTAATTAGGAAGAGCAATTTGGAAGCTTTAAGGTTTGCTAGCTTGGTCCTTGGGTAAAATACACATAGTTTGAACAATTCGACGTCATTGGAAGTATATATAATTGATTGCCCAACTTCCCATATCATAAACAATAAGATTATATCCTCAAGTGAACAGGTTTACACGATCATAATCTCTAAACCACTAACCTTTTCAAGTGGTCATCAGATGGAGATGTTTTTGCTTCATTAGAAGCCTCCTTTTTATCCTTTAGATTTTCGGATGCAGCTAACTGCAAAGCACCCCCAAATTCCAGCCCTCCAAAAGCATCAGGCCATGCTGCTGAGGTTATATCAAATAGTGCAGCATCTGAAGAAATTTGTAAGGTTGTTTGCTGTGGACTAGAGTTTTGGAAATCTTGCCAGTCATCGAATAGATCATTATTTTCTCTTATCTGTTCAAGGTTCTTTTCATTAGCATGACTTGAGGCCCATAAGTCCATAGTTTCAGACCCTGAAGGATTTTTATAAGATGCCCTTCCACAGGAATTTTAGTACTGCTCTGAGCATGATCAAAACTGGCAAAATCCTGCCACCCATCCGACGAGGCATTAGTTCTCCCAACAACATCGCTGCACTTAGATTCCTTGAAGTTGCTGGTAAGCCACAAATCTAAGGAATCATTTTCTTCAACTGGTTCAGGTGACACACTACTCAATTCTCTCCCAAGACTAGAAATGTTTTCTTGCAGATGACCTGATTTAGCAAAATCTTGCCTAACATTAAATGTGTTGCTTTCTATATttgttgaggatggtgttgcggcATCTTTGCTGCTGCCATTTGCCCATGATTGGACAGAAACACTTACATCATGCAGCTCCAATGGAACACTTATCATTTCGGCACCGGGGCTAGATGAAGTTTGATGTGCTTGATCTGAACAAGTGAAACCTTGCCGATTGTCCAACATGTTATTTTCATTCATGGTACCAGTATTTGCTGGCTCCCTAATATTTCCAATGAACCATGAATCCATGTCTGTTTCTTTGTGAGTGGCTTTTCggacctctatcatgtccccagtTTGATTCAGCGAAGTGTCCTGGACCTGACCAGTGGTAGTAAAATCTTGCCAATCGCCAAAATAAtcgtttgtttccttaaacatttCTGCAGCGTTTAGTGCTTCAACATTGCCCACAGGCCACAGATCAACAGGATTAATTTCTGAAGAATGTTGATGCGAGATGCTGCTCATTGTCTCTTCAACTACATCTGGTCTCACCAAATTTAGTCTGTGACCACTTGATCTCTCTACAGATATCACAAAATCTCTTGCTTGACCAGACATAGAAGCAAAAGCTTGCCATTGATTAGAGTCTTCGATAACATTATTGGGTGATTCCTTGTTGCCTACTGGCCAAGGATCTATTACATCCTTTTCAGACGAATCTCCCCTTAAAGGTTCCTCCATATTCTCTCCTGCATTTGATAGGCTGTCCTGATTACCACTTGCTGTAAATTCTTGCCATTCATCAAAAGCTTCATCATCATTGACTGCAGTATATTCCCTTCCATGTAACTGATCGCTCTTAGCAAATTCATGTTGAGAGGGGATTCAGTGGACTCAGGAGCAATGTTGCTCTCAAAGATATGCTGGGCAACCTTTTGATTAGAATGGTCATCACCAAATAATGTGCCATTTGCTGAAGCCAAATCTTCTGAATGATGTTCTAGGATGACACTTCTCGTATTTGTTTTATTTTCAGTACCTACTACAGGTTTGATGGCAGTATCTGAAGCTGGGAAACTAAAAGACTCGGGGACACAAGAGCTCTTAAACAGATCAGTTTGTTTGGAGTTTTTTTGCAGCACTTTCTGAACTAGCAGACTGAAAATCAGCATCCCAACTTGCAAATGCTGGAGTAGCTTCAATCTGATTTGTTCTTTGAGAACTAATTAAGCTTTTAGATGCAGCAAGCACCTCCAGTCTAGATTCATGGTTTTTGCTATCAGTTCTTTTCTTTTCCTGCTCCGCATTATGAGTTTGCGGAAGAGAAGAAGTCATCTCTTTTCTTTCAACAAAAAATGAATCTAGGTTAGCAGCAGATAAATTTATTAGTGTATCCACAGAagattattgctcctttgttatgGAACTTGAAGATGTTTCCTTATTTTCAGGAAGGCAAGTGATTTTTAAGTCCAATAGATCAGATATGATCATACCACTGTTTGGCGGTGGTGCATCCTTGCTTTTATTCAAAGCTGTTGTGTCAGTATCGAATTCTACAAACTCCTGAATGAAAAAGGGAAGATAAGTAGAAAAAATCTTCCATCAGCTATGAATAGAAACAGGATTGAACTTCAGAAACGAGACTATGTTTCCTGCCTACGTTGAATTTAAAGAGAAGAACTAGGACAATGATATCAATACACGTAAATTTACCACAGATCTGTCATACTGGAAGATTAAATCTTATTAAAACCAGTCCATAATTATAATTGTTAGATGACTATGTGTCTATTCCTAATGTAATGGGCTTTGGCCCAGCCCATGTACTTGGCTATATATTAATACAGCCCCTACCCAATTAGGCTATCTCCAGAAGCCTTACTAATCCCACCTCCTATCTCAAACTTCTCCATGGACCATTTACATCCCTACCTTAGAGGTCAAAGCAAGCAATTTAATATCCTGGTGCCGTGTTTCTTTCAGGGAGTATCAAGATCAGGACAGAGAGTGGCAAGCTCAGGGCAGTGAGCAGCAGGATGATCGGTTAGCAGTGGGTGATGAGCCCTTAGGTAGAAAGCTCTTCATTGTTTGTGACAATCCTTCCTGACAGGTGGATCCCACAGGTGAAAAGTGGTATGAAGTATAAATGCTAAGTATTCAAAGCACCATCAATTTTTATCTAGCTACTCCTATAAAAGAAAAACAGCTGCTGTGGGCAGCAAGTTAAAAAATGGCTTGAAATAAAGCTTGAGCTGGGCCAAACAGAACTAAAGAGGGAGCTGATGAAATGCCAGTTTAGTAAGAAAAGTAGTAGGTAAATCTTTCATTCTAATCAGAAACTGTGAATGTGGGCGCAAATGTGCACCCAAAGTTTCTGAATAGAACTTGCTGCAAATTTTGTTTGATGCCATTTGAGACTATTAAGGTGCCGTTCGGTTTTCACGGAACGGAGGCCTGGAACAATTCCTAGCTGGATTTCTTCTCTAAGTTATATAagttttgattagctggaacgattccgagTCCATTCCTGGACAAACGAACGAACCCTAAGGGATCTGGCAACTAGATTGCAGGTAAAATTACTCTAGAATGTGTCATTGTAAAGTTCTTGCGCCAAAAGGCTATTATGATTCATTCGGTAAGCTAATTAATTCGTAATTCATGTAAACTAGTTTGGTAGATTCGATATGCGCACCCCGTAACCAAAAAAAATTCTGAGAAGGCCACTCAGGACACACTGGGTGTGTTTGGTTACAATGACAGGACGGGACGGGATGAGATGATCCCTTAAATAAGATTGTTTGGTTTAGGGTCCAGGGTTGGAACAAGACTATCTCAATGTTGTCCTCAGTtgtccctcaaaattggaggggCGAGAGAGGACGACAGGGGACGTCCATGTCATGTCTGTCccgcaaccaaacgcaccctaaaaAAGTTGTACAGGACGGCTCACTCTCCCTCTAAGTCCTGAACTAATTGAAAGGGGGTCAGTTAATGAAACCTAATTAAAAGGGGCTTGCCAAGGAGGAGATAAATCCTTTTGATCAAACAATCAACAAAAATAGATAAATAAATGCAAAGGAGAGTGGAAATAAAATTTCTAGTTATAGTGTCCAATTAAATCATAATGCATTACAACAGCAACATCTTCAAGAAAACAGAAACCATAATATCCAAATTGAGTTAATGCATTCACTAATGCTAATATGTTTACTGCAGAAGTTAATTGGAATATGAAAGTTATAAGCATATGAAAGTCCAAATTTTACTAGCTGTGGTTAATGTACCATGTCTCCAGCCTCATTAGAATGCCTTAATTTGTACTGGGCTTGCCTCATAACTCAAAACCCTAGCAGAGAGTATGTCTTTCATGGCTCATTGAATTCTGAGCAAATCAAAATTTCTAAATATGTTCTACTATTCATACAGATCCGTTGGCAACAAACATTTCTCAAACTACTTGGTATTTCTTAGGAACCAACACTGCAT
Proteins encoded:
- the LOC103653323 gene encoding uncharacterized protein isoform X1 produces the protein MEEPLRGDSSEKDVIDPWPVGNKESPNNVIEDSNQWQAFASMSGQARDFVISVERSSGHRLNLVRPDVVEETMSSISHQHSSEINPVDLWPVGNVEALNAAEMFKETNDYFGDWQDFTTTGQVQDTSLNQTGDMIEVRKATHKETDMDSWFIGNIREPANTGTMNENNMLDNRQGFTCSDQAHQTSSSPGAEMISVPLELHDVSVSVQSWANGSSKDAATPSSTNIESNTFNVRQDFAKSGHLQENISSLGRELSSVSPEPVEENDSLDLWLTSNFKESKCSDVVGRTNASSDGWQDFASFDHAQSSTKIPVEGHLIKILQGLKLWTYGPQVMLMKRTLNR